A genomic segment from Candidatus Hydrogenedentota bacterium encodes:
- a CDS encoding polysaccharide biosynthesis/export family protein has protein sequence MKALTRLTVAWVGAFCIALTLAGAQESPAPAEQASANSTNPSIGPGDLVFVDVYRRPELSTTTQVDPNGGIQVPYIGNVSIGGLSEPEASARISAALKAILKNPRVTVSRRAPTMGGGYRTTEMKTELVPLQNANAESLSTALQGMTSEGGNVSFDPDTNTLILTDTPAAMQNMMSVVARLDQMRSQLSQVRIEAKIAEVKVGAMKELGIRWFVQGDEANGGYYPMPNQDFGISGLKGSSASPINNESLGEAGTSNASSIGRQFLNGAKFDRRLNVPVQIPKVGQMFFGLMNSNVDLGVLLDALVANNEAELLANPNILTVNHKPAEISMVDEVPYTEFGTEANGRSNFSVQFLDLGIKMAVTPHVYRDDQGAYVKLDFEPEVSYPAGQSQGVPIRSVRKYKGESNVRDGQTLVVGGIYRNDLRDNVQKVPGLGSIPVLGNVFKHTEKARIQTELMVFLTPTVHETPETVTWDRMLDVTKNSQMVGPNLLQQQTKAEKRRD, from the coding sequence TTGAAAGCGCTAACACGATTGACTGTCGCGTGGGTTGGGGCGTTTTGCATTGCCCTGACACTAGCGGGGGCACAAGAATCGCCAGCGCCCGCAGAGCAGGCTTCTGCAAATTCAACCAATCCGTCGATAGGCCCCGGGGATCTTGTCTTCGTCGATGTGTACCGGAGGCCCGAACTAAGTACGACCACGCAAGTGGATCCCAATGGGGGTATTCAAGTCCCCTACATCGGCAACGTAAGCATTGGAGGTTTGTCGGAACCGGAGGCATCGGCCCGCATATCGGCTGCTCTTAAAGCCATTTTGAAGAATCCCCGCGTGACGGTCTCTCGCCGCGCGCCCACCATGGGCGGTGGTTACCGGACAACGGAAATGAAGACGGAACTGGTTCCGCTGCAGAACGCCAACGCGGAATCGCTGAGCACAGCGCTTCAGGGGATGACGTCGGAAGGAGGAAACGTAAGTTTCGATCCGGACACGAACACACTGATTCTTACCGATACACCGGCGGCCATGCAGAATATGATGTCGGTGGTGGCGCGCCTGGATCAGATGCGGAGCCAATTGTCGCAAGTTCGCATTGAGGCCAAGATCGCGGAAGTGAAAGTCGGCGCGATGAAGGAATTGGGCATCCGGTGGTTTGTGCAGGGCGACGAGGCCAACGGCGGCTATTACCCGATGCCCAACCAGGACTTTGGAATCAGCGGACTGAAGGGATCATCGGCGTCGCCCATCAACAACGAATCGCTCGGCGAGGCGGGAACCAGCAACGCTTCGTCAATTGGGCGGCAATTCCTGAATGGGGCCAAATTCGATCGCCGCCTGAATGTCCCCGTGCAGATTCCAAAAGTCGGGCAGATGTTCTTCGGATTGATGAACAGCAACGTCGATTTGGGCGTACTGTTGGATGCGCTGGTCGCCAACAATGAAGCGGAGCTACTTGCAAATCCGAACATATTGACGGTGAACCATAAGCCGGCGGAAATCTCGATGGTGGACGAAGTCCCGTACACCGAGTTCGGAACCGAAGCAAACGGACGCTCCAATTTCTCCGTGCAGTTCTTGGATCTGGGAATCAAGATGGCCGTCACGCCGCACGTGTATCGCGACGATCAGGGAGCGTACGTGAAGCTCGACTTTGAACCCGAGGTGTCTTATCCTGCTGGTCAATCACAAGGAGTGCCGATCCGTTCCGTCAGAAAGTACAAAGGAGAGTCGAATGTCCGTGACGGGCAGACTCTTGTGGTGGGGGGAATTTACCGAAACGACCTTCGCGACAATGTTCAAAAGGTCCCGGGTCTTGGCAGCATTCCTGTTTTGGGTAATGTTTTTAAGCACACGGAGAAAGCTCGCATCCAAACGGAGTTGATGGTATTTCTGACGCCAACTGTCCACGAAACGCCCGAAACCGTCACGTGGGACAGAATGCTGGACGTGACGAAGAATTCGCAGATGGTAGGCCCGAATCTGTTGCAGCAGCAGACGAAGGCGGAGAAACGGAGAGATTAG
- a CDS encoding LysM peptidoglycan-binding domain-containing protein: MAQNSDNAPDERKGEQDEILKELDRIDERLLGQLNDPRLANGIPPDQRRDDLAFIQMSGMTSSKEEETPKILPPLGDKFDVDTTKPLSFFEKGVRDVDAEMAPGGTLDKENTEKPLAPATSQATSMPPLRDIIADLSEKSRAAGTPDKDVPTDSEPQNLYESQADSIQREPILPPPDLKAAERLLQEMEGEAPLPPAISEADEIAAESGADAENFDESDNTPDTDKKEPGPSRRRGKRRARARNQMGVLIARVTIACIILGMLGFVGYEGYELYKTRWAGPETLYDQAGLLATNGDYMGASEAYLQFAARQPNSPLRPEAQFGAAFALQESRPESKDETSRVYERALTLFEQFLKDNPTHPKAARAQILMGILSFELGKYQQAIEMLQDPDLRIKDPVAAVPMLRTLARSYAKLGDEESARSYYLQSAGMTGNHTPDVDFEELGMLYHSLAERATKPEAKAKYVQQALQHWSSAAQIPGIDPASKANLRNKVEVLKGKSPEEITSAPPVEAGENAAQEVPSQEGTPETAPAEGENVEPTEGEAMTPGVEGEPAVATDEMSEPQPASEPAGEPVANDAAEAAPEHAPENAPENAPEQPAPAQPAAEQPTQEQAASVAPESAPPQNEAEASSTHIVKAGDTLSKLATAYHTTVENLRAWNGLRDDVIKLGDRLHVKRPADDAEAGFLPLPEAPVVADPAEVQSPQPEAKGEPH, translated from the coding sequence GCGGCATGACGTCTTCAAAGGAGGAAGAAACCCCCAAGATACTTCCTCCGCTTGGAGACAAGTTCGATGTCGATACAACCAAACCGCTAAGTTTCTTCGAAAAGGGCGTCCGCGATGTAGATGCCGAAATGGCTCCCGGCGGGACCCTGGACAAGGAAAACACCGAGAAGCCTTTGGCTCCAGCCACTTCTCAGGCGACATCGATGCCACCCTTGCGGGACATCATTGCGGATCTCTCGGAAAAGTCCCGCGCTGCAGGTACACCGGACAAGGACGTACCCACAGACTCCGAGCCGCAGAATCTGTACGAGTCTCAGGCGGACTCGATACAAAGGGAACCGATCCTGCCGCCACCCGATTTGAAAGCGGCGGAGAGACTGCTTCAAGAAATGGAGGGGGAAGCGCCACTGCCGCCGGCGATATCCGAAGCCGATGAAATCGCAGCGGAGTCCGGCGCGGACGCAGAGAACTTCGACGAATCGGACAACACTCCCGATACGGATAAGAAGGAGCCGGGTCCGAGCAGACGGCGCGGAAAACGGCGCGCTCGCGCGCGCAATCAGATGGGTGTGCTCATTGCGCGCGTGACGATAGCGTGCATCATACTCGGAATGCTGGGTTTTGTGGGGTACGAAGGGTACGAGTTGTACAAAACGCGCTGGGCAGGCCCCGAAACGTTGTACGACCAGGCCGGTCTGTTGGCAACCAATGGCGACTACATGGGAGCGTCAGAAGCGTATCTCCAGTTTGCGGCGCGTCAACCCAATAGTCCTCTACGCCCGGAAGCGCAATTCGGGGCGGCTTTTGCGTTGCAGGAAAGCAGGCCCGAATCCAAAGATGAGACGTCGCGCGTGTACGAGCGCGCGCTTACTCTCTTCGAGCAGTTCCTTAAGGATAACCCGACGCATCCCAAAGCAGCCCGTGCGCAGATCCTAATGGGAATTCTCTCGTTTGAGTTGGGCAAGTATCAGCAGGCCATTGAAATGCTGCAAGACCCCGATCTGCGGATCAAAGACCCCGTGGCGGCGGTGCCGATGCTGCGTACGCTGGCGCGGTCGTATGCCAAGCTGGGCGACGAGGAATCCGCCCGCTCCTACTACCTTCAATCGGCGGGTATGACAGGCAACCATACGCCCGATGTCGACTTCGAAGAGTTGGGCATGCTGTATCATTCGCTGGCCGAACGCGCCACAAAGCCCGAAGCGAAAGCGAAGTACGTGCAGCAAGCCCTGCAGCACTGGTCAAGCGCCGCTCAGATTCCCGGCATCGATCCCGCGAGCAAGGCGAATCTCCGCAACAAAGTAGAAGTGCTGAAGGGGAAATCGCCGGAGGAGATCACTTCGGCGCCTCCGGTTGAGGCAGGCGAAAACGCCGCCCAGGAGGTACCGAGTCAGGAAGGTACGCCGGAAACGGCTCCCGCTGAAGGGGAAAACGTAGAACCCACGGAGGGCGAAGCGATGACGCCCGGCGTGGAGGGTGAACCGGCGGTCGCAACGGATGAAATGTCGGAGCCTCAACCGGCCTCGGAGCCGGCAGGGGAACCGGTCGCAAACGATGCTGCCGAGGCGGCGCCGGAGCATGCGCCGGAGAATGCGCCGGAGAATGCACCGGAGCAGCCAGCACCGGCTCAACCCGCGGCGGAGCAACCTACGCAGGAGCAGGCGGCATCTGTTGCGCCGGAGTCCGCGCCGCCCCAGAACGAAGCAGAGGCGTCCTCGACGCACATCGTGAAGGCCGGTGACACACTGAGCAAATTGGCGACGGCCTACCATACGACCGTCGAAAATCTTCGCGCATGGAACGGGCTGCGAGATGACGTCATCAAATTGGGTGATCGTCTTCACGTGAAGCGGCCGGCGGATGACGCTGAGGCCGGTTTCCTTCCGCTGCCGGAAGCACCGGTCGTGGCTGATCCCGCAGAAGTTCAATCGCCACAACCCGAGGCCAAGGGAGAACCTCATTGA